In the genome of Aedes aegypti strain LVP_AGWG chromosome 2, AaegL5.0 Primary Assembly, whole genome shotgun sequence, the window GCACCTTTCGATTGCATTACCATCACGCATTGTTGGTGGCAGTTTTGCGGAAAAGAATCAATTTCCTCATCAGGTTGCACTACTGAAGGATGAAAAACTTCATTGCGGTGGTTCAGTGTTGAGCGAAACATGGGTCGTAACGGCGGCACATTGTCTATTGGATGGCAAAAATCCGTATCCTGCGCAAAGGATTAGGGTTCTTGCAGGTGTTCTTGAACACAAGAACCAAACAGGTGGACAACTACTGAAGGCGAAGAAACTATACCCCCATGAGGCTTATGGAAACTTCTTCAACGACATTGGTCTGGTGGAAACGGAtggacggttcgttttcggagACAGCGTTCAACCCATTCCGCTGAGAAGGACTCCTCTGCCCGATGGAACTGAAATGGTGATTTCGGGATGGGGACGAACTGGCTACAATGAAGCACTGAGTGACCGCTTGCTGTTCACAACAATGAGATCCATTCCTATGAAGCAATGTA includes:
- the LOC5571830 gene encoding serine protease SP24D, yielding MWSAGFALLLLCILSHLSIALPSRIVGGSFAEKNQFPHQVALLKDEKLHCGGSVLSETWVVTAAHCLLDGKNPYPAQRIRVLAGVLEHKNQTGGQLLKAKKLYPHEAYGNFFNDIGLVETDGRFVFGDSVQPIPLRRTPLPDGTEMVISGWGRTGYNEALSDRLLFTTMRSIPMKQCTEEIGITYHGIICVVSTEAGDHGPCSGDSGGPAVVNNELVGVANFARIGCGVNPDGYANVTNFLNWLDNHTNKV